A segment of the Necator americanus strain Aroian chromosome IV, whole genome shotgun sequence genome:
GCGATGATggtttacttttttgaaacaatcaaaccaatgttggaaaaaaaacgtgtcgtgaaaaaacggaaatttgAGCCAAGCCTGAAATCACTTCCCGAATAGGTGACCTTGGCTAGAACTCACGCACGCTTTGTCGAAGGACTACTACTCTGCTACCATCTGCCTTCCATTTGTATCGCGAGCACTCGCTAACAGCCGCCGGTTTCCGTGACGATCACTTCCTTTTTGTTGTATGGTCGAAGTCTCTTTAATAAATTGCACCACCTACAGTATCTTTCCGTGAAAACACAAGCTTGACCTCGTCTTTGTTGCTGAAATGAGCCGTTACTCAGAAATCTATTTCAATTACATTTAAATTTAGTTTCTAACGAGCTCCTAGTGTTTAGCTGCCCAATTTCTTCTCCCTTCCTCCTGAGAAATGAGAGCCACTGACACTGTCACCACTTCACTTCTGTGGATGCATTGTATTTTCGTGGAGTTAAGTTAATACAACACTCGACTTCGTCTCTATTTGTCTGTGACATTCAAGCCCTTCTTTCACGCATCCCAATACCTCAATGAGTTTGGGCAGCATTTGAATTCCTGAGGAACAAACGAGCAACCAACCTTGAGATTGCTTTTGCTAAGAATTGTTGACTCATTTATTTCTGACAACATTGGCTATCTTCGTCTATTTATATTCGATTCAATAAAATGGGAGGTTATGggctaaataaaaaaaaggatgtgaaAGCATGGATTTTTATGGAGTCAACGTACACATGCATTCGTACACATAAGCACGTAAACAACATAAAATGCTAATTATACTTTAGTTGCATAACTTAGATCAAGAATACactgactgaaaaaaaattgtactaaCTGACTGAGAGGTGACCAAAGAAATTCTCCTACTTGATATTGATGCATATTGATTGTGATAATCGTATAAATAAAACAGCTCGCCTCCGGGAAGGTCATTTATTCGACAAAGTACTAATCTCATTACTCGATATACACTATGGTAACCCACTATTTTTCATAGGAACATACAAAATCCTAtaaaaatgttctaaaaaatCTCAAGAATTAGCTTTCAAGGTGGAACTCGAAGTGCTGAAGAAACCATTCAGGCAATGGACTGCCGAAGAAGTCACCGGCGTATTAAATGGAGTTATTACACAGGATGAAGAACAGCGGATGCTACACAATGTAAGACATCATCCAGGAATCTCCTATTCAACGTTGACATCGGGGGAAAAATATTACCCTTGACCATGATTTCGACTGGGCGTATTAAATGTTCTACACAATGACTACAACAATCGGGaataatcctgaaaatttttcatttgataagCATCGCGTTTTTCCGAGCGCTTTTTCTTGTCGGGAAATAAATTGGCAGGGAAACGctcattccagaaaatgtcacGCTATGCCAAGATTGAGTTATGCTGCAGGTTACTGTATTAATTTACCAATATTAACAAAATACAGCTGAACCTTTGTAAGTTCAACAGCCGACCGCTCTATAAAGTCACCAATGGTTAAGGCGGAAGCTTAGGATATAAATCGTGTTTACACAATTACTATAAGACGTATGTTAGTTTCTGGAGGTATTGATGTCCAGTAAAACCCTGAAACCATTGGAAATACACTTATCTCATGATATATCCAGATATTCACCAGGAACCTATATTTTCTCGTGTAACTTACAGTTTTTCTGCagtaggtgaaaaaaaaaacgccacgCCGCTCCACTTTTTAATCCATAGAACAAGCTATACGAAACTTCAGGACATAAAGGGTTGTGTGGTGAAAGATTTCTGTTGTGTTGATTTTCTTATCTACGTACTACATCTAAGCAAAAGCACAGCTATAAAAGTAAGAATTCGAATCATTACACCTTTTCTTAAATTCTTAAATAgttcttttaaattaaattaaattaattagttaagtTCTTCTTTACGAGTTCTAAATTTAAGGTAATGGAAGTTCTACAACCGTACATGGATGAATATGAGGATGAGGAGGTCGTGTTGACGGATTACTGCTTCCAATCAAGAGTACTCTTCACAGAAGGTGACACTCTACCTGGAGTTGCGGAGAGTAATTCGAAATACGCGCGTACTCCTCGATTAAGAAATCCAGACGGTGATAGTAGGAAATTTTTAAGTACAACATTAGAAACATACTACAGTGAGGATCCATCAAACGGCGAAGCAGAAATCCATAATTTCACTGATAAGACATACCGTCAACCCAAAGATTTGcataattttcacaaaaaaacttcttccaTTAGAAGTTGTGCTACGCAAAGCAATGAATACACTTATAAcaaatagattttttgaagagatgatATTGGATCGAGTTGtcctcacagaaaaaaagaaaactttttatccaaaaagaaaaaaaaatcaacgattGTCTTTGTCGGTATCTTGTCATCTGTTGtgaaattgtaaataaatttaacTGAGAGTGTTCTATGTGTTATTGTGGTCATCTTGATCTTAAGAGCCCAAGCGAatactttaatttttgcaaaatttcttcgagaacaaaattattacaaaaaaacgGTTATGCAAACGTACCAAAACCTACTACAAAACCTTGTTTATGCAATCATAATTAAACATTCTACAAATGCGACGCACTCAAACTTCGGATgcgaaatttgaggaaaaaaacggaaaaaaacgaaaaagacaaaaatttctggaaattcgaTGATTCGAGAGACTAccatcacatttttctttcttatcgtGTATACATATTTTTACCCCCTTTCCCTCATTACATATGTAGCTCTTCTATCATTGCTATTCGtggctttttttgttatttaaagacatcactccacgaatctgaggtggtacggatttcaggtggagtattcgtatacgggatgatgcgccgcacaaggctggcgcgctccagtcgaactccctgcagaaaaaaatgcgccagtacgcctgaagccgtatcttctgggccgtttttttaaaggcaattaggaagaaatggacggaatcatccacctctccatGGTCTCCCATCgtttatacgaatactccacctgaaatctgcgccacctcagattcgtggggtgatgcctttaacctttaTTCGAAAGAATCATGTAATTCCTTGTGTAAAAAACGTTGATTTCCCCTTACACTTGGGTGGTGTCGCCCACGTAtgtattttcgattttcgattTGAGGTTCTTACTTCTTCCGTAACAATTTGCACATGTCCTCAATGCCTCGATGCCCTTCGATGATATCAGAAATTTTCCGTATTCAGCATCTTTA
Coding sequences within it:
- a CDS encoding hypothetical protein (NECATOR_CHRIV.G13391.T3), producing MVELEVLKKPFRQWTAEEVTGVLNGVITQDEEQRMLHNVMEVLQPYMDEYEDEEVVLTDYCFQSRVLFTEEMILDRVVLTEKKKTFYPKRKKNQRLSLSVSCHLL
- a CDS encoding hypothetical protein (NECATOR_CHRIV.G13391.T1); translation: MAGRLRSNEREVELEVLKKPFRQWTAEEVTGVLNGVITQDEEQRMLHNDIKGCVVKDFCCVDFLIYVLHLSKSTAIKVMEVLQPYMDEYEDEEVVLTDYCFQSRVLFTEGDTLPGVAESNSKYARTPRLRNPDGDSRKFLSTTLETYYSEDPSNGEAEIHNFTDKTYRQPKDLHNFHKKTSSIRSCATQSNEYTYNK
- a CDS encoding hypothetical protein (NECATOR_CHRIV.G13391.T2), with the protein product MVELEVLKKPFRQWTAEEVTGVLNGVITQDEEQRMLHNDIKGCVVKDFCCVDFLIYVLHLSKSTAIKVMEVLQPYMDEYEDEEVVLTDYCFQSRVLFTEEMILDRVVLTEKKKTFYPKRKKNQRLSLSVSCHLL